A DNA window from Vicinamibacterales bacterium contains the following coding sequences:
- the rfaE2 gene encoding D-glycero-beta-D-manno-heptose 1-phosphate adenylyltransferase, translating to MTVLADRAAAAAWAADRRAEGRRVVFTNGVFDLLHPGHTRYLAAARAEGDALLVAVNSDRSVRLQHKGPDRPITPEAERAEMLAALAVVDAVVVFDEDTPQAIVAAVQPDVLVKGADWAADAIVGRDVVEARGGRVVRVTLAAGYSTSELLRRVRRG from the coding sequence GTGACGGTGCTGGCCGATCGGGCCGCCGCGGCCGCCTGGGCGGCTGACCGCCGCGCCGAGGGCCGCCGCGTCGTCTTCACGAACGGCGTGTTCGACCTGCTCCATCCCGGCCACACCCGCTATCTGGCCGCCGCGCGTGCCGAGGGCGACGCCCTCCTCGTGGCCGTCAACTCCGATCGCTCGGTTCGCCTCCAGCACAAGGGCCCGGACCGCCCGATCACGCCGGAAGCCGAGCGGGCCGAGATGCTCGCGGCGCTCGCCGTCGTGGACGCGGTGGTCGTGTTCGACGAGGACACACCGCAGGCGATCGTCGCCGCCGTCCAGCCCGACGTGCTGGTCAAGGGCGCCGACTGGGCCGCCGACGCCATCGTCGGCCGCGACGTCGTCGAAGCGCGAGGCGGCCGGGTCGTCAGAGTGACGCTCGCGGCCGGGTATTCGACCAGCGAGCTCCTGCGCCGCGTCCGTCGCGGCTGA
- a CDS encoding ABC transporter ATP-binding protein codes for MTSAIEAVNVTKVYRKYARKKQFATLKSALLSGSLVSELQPDETFEALRGVSFSVPKGCTYGVIGRNGSGKSTLLKCVAGITRPTSGSVTVDGRISALIELGAGFHPEISGRENVFINGIMLGLSKREVQRRFDEIVEFAELQDFIDAPVKTYSSGMYMRLGFAVAIHVDPDVLLVDEVLAVGDQGFTVKCLDKFAEFRRRNKTILLVTHSLDLVEKFCDQALWLDRGKTHGEGDPKLVVTAYLVDIEKAEEQLLAKEEAARVAQAEASPGTGAADGEQPQNPVDTGDAPADMFKATEGRWGGREVEISGVTIADGAGTPSHVFHSGDPLTLRIGYRAHHPTRDFVFGVGIFNADGFCCYGTNTNIDELEPDRLSGEGEVRFVIDRLDLVEGTYKFDVAVHKMDGFPYDYHRQLYTIRVKARRKDVGIYRPPHRWETTGDITFRAPGTAFKSGPDEVAER; via the coding sequence ATGACCAGCGCCATCGAAGCGGTCAACGTCACCAAGGTCTACCGCAAGTACGCGCGGAAGAAGCAGTTCGCCACGCTGAAGTCGGCGCTGCTCTCCGGCAGCCTCGTGAGCGAATTGCAGCCCGACGAGACGTTCGAAGCGCTGCGGGGGGTGTCGTTCTCGGTGCCGAAGGGCTGCACCTACGGCGTCATCGGGCGCAACGGCTCCGGAAAGAGCACCCTTCTGAAGTGCGTGGCTGGCATCACCCGGCCCACGTCCGGCTCCGTCACGGTGGACGGCCGGATTTCGGCCCTGATCGAGCTCGGCGCCGGATTCCATCCCGAGATTTCTGGCCGCGAGAACGTCTTCATCAACGGCATCATGCTCGGCCTGTCCAAGCGGGAGGTTCAGCGCCGGTTCGACGAGATCGTCGAGTTCGCCGAGCTGCAGGACTTCATCGATGCTCCGGTGAAGACGTACTCCTCGGGCATGTACATGCGGCTCGGCTTCGCGGTCGCGATCCACGTCGATCCCGACGTGCTGCTCGTCGACGAGGTCCTCGCGGTAGGGGACCAGGGCTTCACCGTGAAGTGCCTCGACAAGTTCGCCGAGTTCAGGCGCCGGAACAAGACGATCCTGCTCGTCACGCACTCGCTCGACCTGGTGGAGAAGTTCTGCGACCAGGCGCTGTGGCTGGACCGCGGCAAGACGCACGGCGAGGGTGACCCGAAGCTCGTCGTGACCGCCTATCTCGTGGACATCGAGAAGGCGGAAGAGCAGCTGCTCGCGAAGGAGGAGGCTGCCAGGGTTGCCCAGGCGGAAGCCTCGCCGGGCACGGGCGCCGCCGACGGCGAACAGCCGCAGAACCCGGTGGACACGGGCGACGCCCCAGCCGACATGTTCAAGGCGACCGAGGGCCGTTGGGGCGGCCGCGAAGTGGAGATCAGCGGCGTCACGATCGCCGACGGGGCCGGCACGCCCAGCCACGTCTTCCACTCCGGCGACCCGCTCACGCTCAGAATTGGCTACCGCGCGCACCACCCCACGCGAGACTTCGTGTTCGGCGTGGGGATCTTCAATGCGGACGGGTTCTGCTGCTACGGCACCAACACGAACATCGATGAGCTGGAACCCGATCGCCTGAGCGGCGAGGGCGAGGTCCGCTTCGTGATCGATCGATTGGACCTGGTCGAAGGGACGTACAAGTTCGACGTGGCCGTCCACAAGATGGACGGCTTCCCGTACGACTACCATCGCCAGCTCTACACCATCCGAGTCAAGGCGCGCCGCAAGGACGTCGGGATCTACCGCCCGCCCCATCGGTGGGAGACCACTGGGGACATCACGTTCCGGGCTCCGGGGACCGCATTCAAGAGCGGCCCGGACGAGGTCGCCGAGCGGTGA
- a CDS encoding ABC transporter permease has protein sequence MLANLSSLLKYRGLIQTLVVRDLKARYRGSVLGFFWSFVNPLLLMAVYTFVFTTIMPGAHPANIQPYGLFFFCGILPWTWFSSSLTESANVLISGGNLIKKVLFPAEVLPIVSVLANMMHFFLGLPILAAFLVYYQRPLDPIELLWFPVIVFVQLLFTCGLALLLSALTVHFRDIKDILANLLTLWFFSTPIIYSMQMAPEAYRRVLDLNPMTHLAISYQEVLFHVGPHGHWKWLMLMAVVSTAVFFAGYFVFDRLRDSFAEEV, from the coding sequence ATGCTCGCGAATCTCTCGTCGCTGTTGAAGTACCGCGGGCTGATCCAGACGCTCGTGGTACGCGACCTCAAGGCGCGCTACCGCGGCTCGGTGCTCGGCTTCTTCTGGTCGTTCGTCAACCCGCTGCTGCTGATGGCCGTGTACACCTTCGTGTTCACCACCATCATGCCCGGCGCCCACCCGGCGAACATCCAGCCGTACGGCCTGTTCTTCTTCTGCGGCATCCTGCCGTGGACCTGGTTCAGCTCTTCGCTGACCGAGTCGGCCAACGTGCTCATCTCCGGGGGCAACCTCATCAAGAAGGTGCTGTTCCCGGCCGAGGTCCTGCCGATCGTCTCGGTCCTCGCGAACATGATGCACTTCTTCCTCGGCCTGCCGATTCTCGCGGCGTTCCTCGTCTACTATCAGCGGCCGCTGGATCCGATCGAGCTCCTCTGGTTCCCCGTGATCGTGTTCGTCCAGCTCCTGTTCACGTGCGGGCTGGCGCTGCTGCTGTCGGCCCTCACGGTCCACTTCCGCGACATCAAGGACATCCTGGCGAACCTCCTGACGCTGTGGTTCTTCTCGACGCCCATCATCTACTCGATGCAGATGGCTCCCGAGGCCTACCGCCGGGTCCTCGACCTGAACCCGATGACGCACCTGGCGATCTCGTACCAGGAGGTGCTGTTCCACGTCGGACCGCACGGCCACTGGAAGTGGCTGATGCTCATGGCCGTCGTGTCCACGGCCGTCTTCTTCGCGGGGTACTTCGTGTTCGACCGCCTGCGCGACTCGTTCGCGGAGGAAGTCTAA